The Apium graveolens cultivar Ventura chromosome 11, ASM990537v1, whole genome shotgun sequence genome has a window encoding:
- the LOC141697720 gene encoding uncharacterized protein LOC141697720, with protein MEEEYGSLSWACYFQEEGIEELKHSLMYNTSELENTIVSAHEELARKEDEMMHLQNLLIKAIQERDDAQAKCHILSVENFNLQQLLQTSSLTSTIEDIEAPKTEDSPSSNCDENFTTSPPPLAQLQPSLAPPPEIVDGPHKLVITKTLPENGKFLQAVMEAGPLLQTLLLAGPLPQWQHPPPQLNSVEIPPVTILSQPPKPGALLMQQKDSSTSGCLFSKKRSLAQCEDFDFFPSAKNQKVVQQYSLTSM; from the exons ATGGAGGAAGAATATGGCTCTTTGAGTTGGGCTTGCTACTTTCAAGAAGAG GGTATAGAAGAGTTGAAGCATTCTCTAATGTACAACACTTCGGAGTTGGAAAACACAATTGTATCTGCTCATGAGGAACTTGCAAGAAAAGAAGATGAAATGATGCATCTTCAGAATCTCTTGATCAAAGCAATTCAAGAAAGAGATGATGCACAAGCTAAATGCCACATTCTCAGTGTCGAAAATTTTAACCTGCAACAACTACTGCAAACATCTTCACTAACTAGCACTATTGAAGATATTGAAGCACCTAAAACAGAAGACTCCCCTTCTTCAAATTGCGATGAAAATTTTACCACCTCACCTCCGCCACTAGCACAGCTGCAGCCATCTCTAGCGCCACCACCGGAGATCGTAGACGGGCCCCACAAGTTAGTTATAACAAAGACATTGCCAGAGAATGGAAAATTCTTGCAGGCAGTGATGGAAGCAGGGCCACTTCTTCAAACACTTCTGCTAGCTGGTCCACTTCCACAGTGGCAGCATCCTCCTCCGCAACTTAACTCTGTCGAAATTCCTCCTGTAACAATCTTGTCGCAGCCCCCTAAGCCCGGAGCTTTGCTCATGCAGCAGAAGGACTCAAGTACAAGTGGTTGTTTGTTCAGTAAGAAGAGGAGCCTAGCTCAATGTGAAGACTTTGATTTTTTCCCAAGTGCCAAGAATCAAAAAGTTGTTCAACAATATTCATTGACCAGCATGTAG